Proteins found in one Microcella daejeonensis genomic segment:
- a CDS encoding GntR family transcriptional regulator — protein MSSEALSVTTVPDAVYEALRESILTQREAPGSAVTEQAIADRFGVARPTAKVALERLVAEGLLRRAAHKTARVPELTRDDIVDLYATRSVVEAEALRTLAADGVVPAAALAAQRALEQAAGGDDTAPLARADIAFHRALVEAQRSPRLVKLHALLMGEIELCTGQVQSHRLLGIDDVIAQHRGILDAVAAGDAELAAELTRAHIAGARDRLLGHYDATRPAPSAAP, from the coding sequence ATGAGCAGTGAGGCCCTGAGCGTCACCACCGTGCCGGACGCGGTGTACGAGGCGCTGCGCGAGAGCATCCTCACGCAGCGCGAAGCGCCCGGCAGCGCCGTCACCGAGCAGGCCATCGCCGACCGCTTCGGCGTCGCCCGCCCCACCGCGAAGGTCGCCCTCGAGCGGCTCGTCGCCGAGGGGCTGCTGCGCCGCGCCGCGCACAAGACGGCGCGCGTGCCCGAGCTCACCCGCGACGACATCGTCGACCTCTACGCCACCCGCTCGGTCGTCGAGGCCGAGGCTCTGCGCACCCTCGCGGCCGACGGGGTCGTGCCCGCCGCCGCACTCGCCGCCCAGCGCGCGCTCGAGCAGGCCGCCGGCGGCGACGACACGGCGCCTCTCGCCCGCGCCGACATCGCCTTCCACCGCGCGCTCGTCGAGGCCCAGCGCTCGCCGCGCCTCGTCAAGCTGCACGCGCTGCTCATGGGCGAGATCGAGCTCTGCACCGGCCAGGTGCAGTCGCACCGCCTGCTCGGCATCGACGACGTCATCGCGCAGCACCGGGGGATCCTGGATGCCGTCGCCGCCGGCGACGCCGAGCTCGCCGCCGAGCTCACCCGCGCCCACATCGCCGGAGCCCGCGACCGCCTGCTCGGCCACTACGACGCCACCCGGCCCGCCCCTTCCGCCGCGCCCTGA
- a CDS encoding sodium-dependent bicarbonate transport family permease: MKTASPVVDEADIRAHPEESAMTLDLLSATLLSPAVLAFLLGMIAVAVRSDLAVPDTMVKALSLYLLLAIGIKGGVALRAEDPATIAGPLLLAAALGVVIPLLAFGALGALTRLDRAERGAIAAHYGSTSLVTFTAALTVIAAAGVAVPGYAPALLAVLEVPGIIVGILLARRAVRTTAAAPARRRVLVGAGRSDEADAPDAAGGPGSAPTASAPASPATPLRRTLHEVFTGTSVVLLVGGIVIGAVLGPEGMAPIAPLVVDAFPGVLVLFLLAMGLAAGAQLPAARRGGPGLLLFALLFPLLAGAIGVVAGTAIGMGVGGAAVLGVLCASASYIAAPAAVRVALPEVPLALPLAASLGVTFPLNLVAGIPILLLLAQSLGG; this comes from the coding sequence GTGAAGACTGCTTCACCTGTCGTCGACGAGGCCGACATCCGCGCCCACCCCGAGGAGTCCGCCATGACGCTCGATCTGCTCTCCGCCACCCTGCTCTCGCCCGCCGTGCTCGCCTTCCTGCTCGGCATGATCGCCGTCGCCGTGCGCTCCGACCTCGCCGTGCCCGACACGATGGTGAAGGCGCTCTCGCTGTACCTGCTGCTCGCGATCGGCATCAAGGGCGGCGTCGCCCTGCGCGCCGAGGACCCGGCGACGATCGCCGGGCCGCTGCTGCTGGCCGCCGCGCTCGGCGTGGTCATCCCGCTGCTCGCCTTCGGCGCCCTCGGTGCGCTCACGCGCCTCGACCGGGCCGAGCGGGGCGCGATCGCGGCGCACTACGGCTCCACCTCGCTCGTCACCTTCACCGCCGCGCTCACCGTGATCGCCGCGGCGGGCGTCGCGGTTCCGGGATACGCACCCGCGCTCCTCGCCGTGCTCGAGGTGCCCGGCATCATCGTCGGCATCCTGCTCGCGCGCCGCGCCGTCCGCACGACGGCCGCCGCCCCGGCCCGCCGTCGCGTGCTCGTCGGCGCGGGCCGGAGCGACGAGGCGGACGCACCCGACGCCGCCGGGGGGCCCGGCTCCGCGCCGACCGCGTCCGCCCCCGCGAGCCCCGCCACCCCGCTGCGCCGCACCCTGCACGAGGTCTTCACCGGCACCTCGGTCGTCCTCCTCGTCGGCGGCATCGTCATCGGCGCGGTGCTCGGGCCCGAGGGCATGGCGCCCATCGCGCCGCTCGTCGTCGACGCCTTCCCCGGCGTGCTCGTGCTGTTCCTGCTCGCCATGGGTCTCGCCGCGGGCGCGCAGCTGCCCGCGGCTCGGCGCGGCGGCCCGGGCCTCCTCCTCTTCGCGCTGCTGTTCCCGCTCCTCGCCGGCGCGATCGGCGTCGTCGCCGGCACGGCGATCGGCATGGGCGTCGGCGGGGCCGCGGTGCTCGGAGTGCTGTGCGCGAGCGCCTCCTACATCGCGGCGCCCGCGGCCGTGCGGGTCGCGCTGCCCGAGGTGCCGCTCGCGCTGCCGCTCGCGGCGAGCCTGGGCGTGACGTTCCCGCTCAACCTGGTGGCGGGCATCCCGATCCTGCTGCTGCTCGCCCAGTCGCTGGGCGGCTGA
- a CDS encoding Fic family protein, with protein MTWNAGVPFNDLPDLPPANDVESKRVLKLVAEARAALAGLDQAAQRIPNPTVLLNAIPLLEAQASSEIENIVTTADELFAAENFGTDSARPEAKEALRYRQALFEGVESVRRRPLSTQTLIDVCSTIQGRDMRVRDLPGTFVGNPVTKAAIYTPPEGQALLQERLGEMTRFLHTAQSFDPLVAMALTHYQFEAIHPFADGNGRTGRIANILVLVERGLLREPVLYMSRYIIQNKAEYYRLLLAVTAEQAWEDWTSFMLEAVRETALSTIEKIDDIQTVHRDMQAELREILPSGANADLLDVLFEQPYCRISTVMDRCAVSRPTATKWLRLLSEAGILLDVRVGKNVLFVNHRFFSLLTRAERAPATTPTLF; from the coding sequence ATGACATGGAACGCGGGCGTGCCCTTCAACGACCTGCCCGATCTCCCGCCGGCGAACGATGTCGAGTCGAAACGAGTTCTCAAGCTCGTCGCCGAGGCTCGAGCCGCACTCGCGGGCCTCGACCAAGCAGCTCAGCGAATCCCGAATCCCACCGTTCTCCTGAACGCGATCCCGCTTCTCGAAGCGCAAGCGAGCTCGGAGATCGAGAACATCGTCACGACGGCGGACGAGCTGTTCGCCGCGGAGAACTTCGGCACAGATTCAGCACGGCCTGAGGCGAAGGAAGCTCTGCGGTACCGGCAGGCTCTGTTCGAGGGCGTGGAGAGCGTGCGCCGACGCCCCCTGTCCACTCAGACGCTCATCGATGTCTGCTCCACCATTCAAGGGCGAGACATGCGGGTGCGAGATCTTCCGGGGACGTTCGTCGGCAATCCCGTGACGAAGGCGGCGATCTACACGCCGCCGGAGGGGCAGGCGCTGCTTCAGGAGCGCCTCGGGGAGATGACGCGCTTCCTGCACACGGCCCAGTCCTTCGATCCTCTCGTGGCCATGGCGCTCACCCATTACCAGTTCGAGGCGATCCATCCGTTCGCTGACGGGAACGGGCGAACGGGAAGGATCGCCAACATCCTGGTGCTCGTCGAACGAGGACTCCTTCGCGAGCCGGTGCTCTACATGTCTCGGTACATCATTCAGAACAAGGCCGAGTACTACCGACTGCTTCTCGCCGTGACCGCAGAGCAGGCGTGGGAGGACTGGACGTCCTTCATGCTGGAAGCTGTTCGCGAGACCGCGCTCTCGACCATAGAGAAGATCGATGACATCCAGACGGTGCATCGCGATATGCAGGCCGAGCTGAGAGAAATCCTGCCGAGCGGTGCGAACGCCGACCTCCTGGACGTGCTGTTCGAACAGCCCTACTGCCGAATCTCGACGGTCATGGATCGCTGCGCCGTTTCACGACCCACTGCGACGAAGTGGCTTCGACTCCTCAGCGAGGCCGGCATCCTCCTGGACGTGCGTGTCGGCAAGAACGTGCTCTTCGTGAACCACCGGTTCTTCTCCCTTCTCACCCGTGCGGAGCGTGCGCCTGCGACGACTCCGACGCTGTTCTAG
- a CDS encoding aldo/keto reductase, producing the protein MSAVLPRSGVVLGVASLVLSEGMTPEHGREVVRAAVEAGAAAIDTARAYATVDDDAAGERLAATAREIDPGIPLITKAGHYRIGTAAWDADGSADRLRKDALRSREVFGAPPSLLLLHRADRVDDVLASLRVLAELREEGVVEAIGLSNASVELLEAAAGVTTIDAVQNRLGLGVDPIDEYRFCREQGIDFLAYAPFGGPRAAPLATRIPHVAALAMAREASIHRLALAAMIDALPGLWPVIGPTRVESVRDSAAATHEVVDDELRTAFRDDLRSRGVDL; encoded by the coding sequence ATGAGCGCGGTGCTGCCCCGCTCCGGCGTCGTGCTGGGCGTCGCCTCGCTCGTGCTGAGCGAGGGCATGACCCCCGAGCACGGCCGCGAGGTCGTGCGGGCCGCCGTCGAGGCGGGCGCCGCGGCCATCGACACGGCCAGGGCCTACGCCACGGTCGACGACGACGCGGCCGGCGAGCGCCTGGCCGCCACGGCGCGCGAGATCGATCCGGGCATCCCGCTCATCACCAAGGCCGGGCACTACCGCATCGGCACCGCCGCCTGGGATGCCGACGGCAGCGCCGACCGCCTGCGCAAGGACGCGCTGCGCAGCCGCGAGGTCTTCGGCGCTCCGCCCTCGCTGCTGCTGCTGCACCGCGCCGACCGCGTCGACGACGTGCTCGCCTCGCTGCGCGTGCTCGCCGAGCTGCGCGAGGAGGGGGTCGTCGAGGCGATCGGGCTCTCGAACGCCTCCGTCGAGCTGCTCGAGGCCGCCGCGGGCGTCACCACCATCGACGCCGTGCAGAACCGCCTCGGCCTCGGGGTCGACCCGATCGACGAGTACCGGTTCTGCCGCGAGCAGGGCATCGACTTCCTCGCCTACGCGCCGTTCGGCGGGCCGCGCGCGGCACCGCTCGCCACGCGCATCCCGCACGTCGCTGCCCTCGCGATGGCCAGGGAGGCCTCCATCCACCGCCTCGCCCTCGCGGCGATGATCGACGCGCTGCCGGGCCTTTGGCCGGTCATCGGACCGACGCGCGTCGAATCGGTGCGCGACTCCGCGGCCGCGACGCACGAGGTGGTCGACGACGAGCTGCGCACGGCGTTCCGCGACGACCTGCGGTCGCGCGGGGTCGACCTCTAG
- a CDS encoding TerC family protein, whose translation MDIPLWLWFAVLGVIVAMLALDLFAHRKAHVISVREAAAWSIVWVTLGVAFGGYIWWEYGAEFGQQYYAGYLIEKSLAVDNVFVWAIIFAFFGVPREYQHRVLFLGVLGALVFRAIFIALGAVLIDQFSWILYVFAAFLLYTGYVMIRKRNEHMDVENSKILKAFKRFVPMTDAYHGQKFLIRKAGVIVATPLLAVLVLVEVTDIIFAVDSIPAIFGVTSEPFIVFTANAFAILGLRAMYFLLADLIHRFIYLKLGLAFVLIWVGIKMLLLDVYKIPTSVSLAVVAVIITVSIVASLRATRGQRAHAVEVPGAPPFRIATEEELAEAEPVLRRRRRTPAVGR comes from the coding sequence ATGGACATCCCCCTGTGGCTGTGGTTCGCCGTTCTCGGCGTCATCGTCGCCATGCTCGCCCTCGACCTCTTCGCCCACCGCAAAGCCCACGTGATCAGCGTGCGGGAGGCGGCCGCATGGTCGATCGTCTGGGTCACCCTCGGAGTCGCGTTCGGCGGCTACATCTGGTGGGAGTACGGGGCCGAGTTCGGCCAGCAGTACTACGCCGGATACCTGATCGAGAAGTCGCTCGCGGTCGACAACGTCTTCGTCTGGGCGATCATCTTCGCCTTCTTCGGCGTGCCGCGGGAGTACCAGCACCGGGTGCTCTTCCTCGGAGTGCTCGGCGCCCTCGTCTTCCGCGCCATCTTCATCGCGCTCGGGGCGGTGCTGATCGACCAGTTCTCCTGGATCCTCTACGTCTTCGCGGCCTTCCTGCTCTACACGGGCTACGTGATGATCCGCAAGCGCAACGAGCACATGGACGTCGAGAACTCGAAGATCCTGAAGGCGTTCAAGCGCTTCGTCCCGATGACCGACGCGTACCACGGGCAGAAGTTCCTCATCCGGAAGGCCGGCGTCATCGTCGCGACCCCGCTGCTCGCCGTGCTCGTGCTCGTCGAGGTCACCGACATCATCTTCGCCGTCGACTCCATCCCCGCGATCTTCGGCGTGACGAGCGAGCCCTTCATCGTGTTCACCGCGAACGCCTTCGCCATCCTCGGCCTGCGGGCGATGTACTTCCTGCTCGCCGACCTCATCCACCGCTTCATCTACCTCAAGCTCGGGCTCGCCTTCGTGCTCATCTGGGTGGGCATCAAGATGCTGCTGCTCGACGTGTACAAGATCCCCACGAGCGTCTCCCTCGCCGTCGTGGCCGTCATCATCACGGTGTCGATCGTCGCGAGCCTGCGGGCGACGCGCGGGCAGAGGGCTCACGCCGTCGAGGTGCCCGGGGCTCCCCCGTTCCGCATCGCCACCGAGGAGGAGCTCGCGGAGGCGGAGCCGGTCCTCCGTCGCCGACGTCGCACCCCGGCGGTCGGGCGCTGA
- a CDS encoding glycosyltransferase gives MRRIGVVVPARDEEQLVERCLRSVMRAAEALAQSDAPAEVVVVLVADGCTDRTAAIARSIPGVEVMVVRAAGVGAARELGARRAIARGCSWLACTDADSEVPSAWLVEQLRLESLGWDGMIGTVRPDFADLTPTERDHWLATHHRGHPNGHVHGANLGVRTASFVRVGGFRALAEHEDVDLVERLRASGAWLIASDEVEVTTSGRRTGRTAGGYAGHLRRVTAMLGDMDPAVV, from the coding sequence ATGAGGCGCATCGGGGTGGTCGTGCCCGCCCGCGACGAGGAGCAGCTGGTCGAGCGCTGCCTGCGCTCGGTGATGCGCGCGGCCGAGGCCCTCGCGCAGTCCGATGCGCCGGCCGAGGTCGTCGTCGTCCTCGTCGCCGATGGATGCACCGACCGCACCGCCGCGATCGCCCGCTCGATCCCCGGCGTCGAGGTCATGGTGGTGCGGGCCGCGGGCGTCGGCGCCGCCCGCGAGCTCGGCGCCCGCCGCGCCATCGCGCGGGGCTGCTCGTGGCTCGCCTGCACCGATGCCGACTCGGAGGTGCCCTCCGCGTGGCTCGTCGAGCAGCTGCGCCTCGAGTCGCTCGGCTGGGACGGCATGATCGGCACGGTGCGGCCCGACTTCGCCGACCTCACGCCGACCGAGCGGGATCACTGGCTCGCCACCCACCACCGCGGGCATCCCAACGGCCACGTGCACGGCGCGAACCTCGGCGTGCGCACGGCCTCGTTCGTGCGCGTCGGAGGCTTCCGAGCCCTCGCCGAGCACGAGGACGTCGATCTGGTGGAGCGGCTGCGCGCCTCGGGCGCCTGGCTCATCGCCTCCGACGAGGTCGAGGTGACCACCTCGGGCCGCCGCACGGGCCGCACGGCCGGCGGCTACGCGGGGCACCTGCGCCGGGTGACCGCGATGCTCGGCGACATGGATCCGGCGGTCGTGTAG
- a CDS encoding acyl-CoA dehydrogenase: protein MHPIRLPVAPLAPGPLLSLLLADPPSGVDAALALAERLGAARPAPGRPGTRDQWEALATLAADDLALARALEPHLDAVAILDDADPAAIITGAWGVFAAEGAVDPLTARYADGRWTLAGTKPWCSLADRLDRALVTARVVDADGGAAHAAAERRLFAVALAEARDDGSAQPDTSRWAARGLVEIPSGPVRFAAVPATAVGGPEWYTARPGFAWGGIGVAACWYGGAVGVARTVRAAVRATPDPHGEAHLGAIDEALQSARRALEEAAALAEAGDPARPLTEAADPARPLDRDAVRLLAKRVRATVARAVDEVLARAGRALGPAPLALDAAHAKRVADLQLYVRQHHAERDLASLGRALADGGESW, encoded by the coding sequence GTGCACCCCATCCGTCTTCCCGTCGCGCCGCTCGCGCCGGGCCCCCTGCTCTCGCTCCTGCTCGCCGACCCGCCGAGCGGGGTGGATGCCGCTCTCGCGCTCGCGGAACGGCTCGGCGCCGCCCGTCCCGCCCCGGGCCGCCCCGGCACGCGCGACCAGTGGGAGGCGCTCGCGACCCTCGCCGCCGACGACCTCGCCCTCGCCCGCGCGCTCGAGCCGCACCTCGACGCCGTCGCCATCCTCGACGACGCCGACCCCGCCGCGATCATCACGGGCGCCTGGGGCGTCTTCGCCGCTGAGGGCGCCGTCGACCCCCTCACCGCCCGCTACGCCGACGGCCGCTGGACGCTCGCCGGCACGAAGCCCTGGTGCTCGCTCGCCGACCGGCTCGACCGCGCGCTCGTGACGGCGCGCGTCGTCGACGCCGACGGGGGAGCAGCCCATGCCGCTGCCGAGCGCCGCCTGTTCGCCGTCGCCCTCGCCGAGGCGCGCGACGACGGCAGCGCCCAGCCCGATACGAGCCGCTGGGCGGCGCGGGGTCTCGTCGAGATCCCGAGCGGCCCGGTGCGGTTCGCCGCCGTTCCCGCCACGGCCGTCGGCGGCCCCGAGTGGTACACCGCTCGCCCGGGCTTCGCCTGGGGCGGCATCGGGGTCGCGGCCTGCTGGTACGGGGGCGCCGTGGGCGTCGCGCGCACCGTGCGCGCCGCCGTGCGCGCGACGCCCGACCCGCACGGCGAGGCTCATCTCGGTGCGATCGACGAGGCGCTGCAGTCGGCGCGGCGGGCGCTCGAGGAGGCCGCGGCGCTCGCCGAGGCCGGCGACCCCGCCCGACCCCTCACCGAAGCCGCCGACCCCGCCCGACCGCTCGACCGCGACGCCGTGCGTCTGCTCGCGAAGCGCGTGCGCGCCACCGTCGCCCGCGCCGTCGACGAGGTGCTCGCCCGAGCCGGCCGCGCCCTCGGGCCGGCCCCGCTCGCCCTCGACGCCGCGCACGCCAAGCGCGTCGCCGACCTGCAGCTCTACGTGCGCCAGCACCACGCGGAGCGCGACCTCGCGTCCCTCGGCCGCGCCCTCGCGGACGGCGGCGAATCATGGTGA
- a CDS encoding alpha-hydroxy acid oxidase, with the protein MQRRFPNPRDLAPLMNFKKPDLNAKRRRLSEALTIADLRAIAQRRTPKAAFDYTEGAAEAEISITRARQAFEDIEFHPAILRDVSRVDTGWEVLGKRVELPFGIAPTGFTRMMHAEGEVAGASAAAAAGIPFSLSTMGTTSVEDVAAAGGPTGRNWFQLYMWKDRERSMALVDRAAKAGFDTLLVTVDVPVAGARLRDKRNGFSIPPQLTAGTVINAIPRPEWWINFLTTEPLAFASLSKWSGTVGELLDTMFDPTVTYDDLRWIKEQWPGKLVVKGVQTVDDAKRLAALGVDGITLSNHGGRQLDRAPIPFHLLPEVAREVGKDTEVHLDTGIMSGADIVASIALGARFTLIGRAYLYGLMAGGRDGVDRAIGILGEQIARTMRLLGVTSLDELEPGHVTQLQRLVPRG; encoded by the coding sequence ATGCAGAGACGCTTCCCGAACCCGCGCGACCTCGCGCCGCTCATGAACTTCAAGAAGCCCGACCTCAACGCGAAGCGGCGCCGGCTGAGCGAGGCGCTCACGATCGCCGACCTGCGCGCGATCGCCCAGCGGCGCACCCCGAAGGCGGCCTTCGACTACACCGAGGGCGCCGCCGAGGCCGAGATCAGCATCACCCGCGCCCGGCAGGCCTTCGAGGACATCGAGTTCCACCCGGCGATCCTGCGCGACGTCAGCCGCGTCGACACCGGCTGGGAGGTGCTCGGCAAGCGCGTCGAGCTGCCCTTCGGCATCGCTCCGACCGGGTTCACGCGCATGATGCACGCGGAGGGCGAGGTGGCCGGAGCCTCCGCGGCGGCCGCGGCGGGCATCCCGTTCTCGCTGTCGACCATGGGCACGACGAGCGTCGAGGACGTCGCGGCGGCGGGCGGGCCGACCGGCCGCAACTGGTTCCAGCTGTACATGTGGAAGGACAGGGAGCGCTCGATGGCCCTCGTCGACCGCGCCGCGAAGGCCGGCTTCGACACCCTTCTCGTCACGGTCGACGTGCCCGTCGCCGGGGCGCGCCTGCGCGACAAGCGCAACGGCTTCTCCATCCCCCCGCAGCTCACCGCCGGCACGGTCATCAACGCCATCCCGCGCCCGGAGTGGTGGATCAACTTCCTCACCACCGAGCCGCTCGCCTTCGCGAGCCTGTCGAAGTGGTCGGGCACCGTCGGCGAGCTGCTCGACACGATGTTCGACCCCACCGTCACCTACGACGACCTGCGCTGGATCAAGGAGCAGTGGCCCGGCAAGCTCGTCGTCAAGGGCGTGCAGACCGTCGACGACGCGAAGCGCCTCGCCGCCCTCGGCGTCGACGGCATCACGCTCTCGAACCACGGCGGGCGCCAGCTCGACCGCGCGCCCATCCCGTTCCACCTGCTGCCCGAGGTCGCGCGCGAGGTCGGCAAGGACACCGAGGTGCACCTCGACACGGGCATCATGTCGGGCGCCGACATCGTCGCGAGCATCGCCCTCGGCGCGCGCTTCACCCTCATCGGCCGCGCCTACCTCTACGGCCTCATGGCGGGCGGGCGCGACGGCGTCGACCGGGCCATCGGCATCCTCGGCGAGCAGATCGCGCGCACCATGCGCCTGCTCGGCGTCACCTCGCTCGACGAGCTCGAGCCCGGCCACGTGACCCAGCTGCAGCGCCTGGTGCCGCGCGGCTGA
- a CDS encoding LacI family DNA-binding transcriptional regulator — MGTASIRDVAERARVSVGTVSNVLNRPERVTPSTVERVHAAIAELGFVRNDAARQLRAGRSSTVGLVVLDVRNPFFTELARGAEDAAAEHGLAVILGNSDENPDRESAYLDLFDEQRVRGVLISPLGDVSERLARLRSRGTPAVVVDRSVDGSGLSSVSVDDVAGGELAVRHLIEQGRRRIAVVVGRPGIRQVADRLAGARRAAAAVSDAVIEVVEADGLTVIDGRRTGEQLLSRSVDARPDAVFAVNDLLAVGVLQALVMTGSVSVPGEIALVGYDDIDFAAAAVVPLTSVRQPSHLIGATALRMLLEESDDPELAPRTVVFQPELVVRASSGA; from the coding sequence ATGGGCACAGCCAGCATCCGCGACGTCGCGGAACGCGCCAGAGTCTCGGTCGGCACCGTCTCGAACGTGCTCAACCGCCCCGAGCGCGTCACCCCCTCGACCGTCGAGCGCGTGCACGCCGCCATCGCCGAGCTCGGCTTCGTGCGCAACGACGCCGCGCGCCAGCTGCGCGCCGGGCGCAGCAGCACCGTCGGGCTCGTCGTGCTCGACGTGCGCAACCCCTTCTTCACCGAGCTCGCCCGCGGGGCGGAGGACGCCGCCGCCGAGCACGGCCTCGCCGTCATCCTCGGCAACAGCGACGAGAACCCCGACCGCGAGTCGGCCTACCTCGACCTCTTCGACGAGCAGCGCGTGCGCGGAGTGCTCATCTCGCCGCTGGGCGACGTGAGCGAGCGACTCGCGCGGCTGCGGTCGCGCGGCACGCCGGCGGTGGTGGTCGACCGCTCGGTCGACGGATCCGGGCTCTCGTCGGTCTCGGTCGACGACGTCGCGGGCGGCGAGCTCGCGGTGCGGCACCTCATCGAGCAGGGACGGCGGCGCATCGCCGTGGTCGTGGGCCGGCCGGGCATCCGCCAGGTGGCCGACCGCCTCGCCGGGGCCCGCCGCGCGGCCGCCGCCGTGAGCGACGCCGTCATCGAGGTCGTCGAAGCCGACGGACTCACCGTGATCGACGGCCGCCGCACCGGCGAGCAGCTGCTGTCGAGATCGGTGGATGCCCGTCCCGACGCCGTCTTCGCCGTCAACGACCTGCTCGCCGTCGGCGTGCTGCAGGCGCTCGTCATGACCGGGTCGGTGAGCGTGCCCGGCGAGATCGCCCTCGTCGGCTACGACGACATCGACTTCGCCGCTGCCGCCGTCGTGCCCCTGACCTCCGTGCGCCAGCCCAGCCACCTCATCGGCGCGACCGCGCTGCGCATGCTGCTCGAGGAGTCGGACGACCCGGAGCTGGCGCCGCGCACGGTGGTGTTCCAGCCGGAGCTCGTCGTGCGGGCGAGCAGCGGGGCGTAG
- a CDS encoding PIG-L family deacetylase: MVSFDHREPGTSEQRWAADGRLATRPGLSLDEFDALLVIAAHPDDETLGAGGLIAACAARGLPVRVVVVTDGAAASGHPDAAIAPRRSAELAAAVAALAPDAVIDELGFADGGTLEDREAIRDALRPLLAAAGPRTAVAAPWRGDGHRDHRVVGEVVAELADGAVLLEYPIWMWHWASPDDGVVPWARMVSLAVDAETKARAVARYPSQTQGADPQLGPHVLTRFAREREHFIVEEPIIGESYFDDMLQRRDDPWGFESRWYEQRKRALTLASLPDERYGAALEIGCSIGVLTADLAARCDDLLAVDISGRAVDRARIRVDGAARIEHRNAVVDFPEGAFDLIVLSEMGYYCSEGDLEQLLDSMLAALAPGGSILACHWRHPLDDGPLTGDRVHAALAMRDLPLIVQHAEDDLLIDVYSPDDRSVAVRTGLR; this comes from the coding sequence ATGGTGAGCTTCGACCACCGCGAGCCGGGCACGAGCGAGCAGCGCTGGGCCGCCGACGGCCGCCTCGCCACCCGACCGGGGCTGTCGCTCGACGAGTTCGATGCGCTGCTCGTGATCGCCGCGCATCCCGACGACGAGACGCTCGGCGCCGGCGGGCTCATCGCGGCCTGCGCCGCGCGGGGCCTGCCGGTGCGCGTCGTCGTCGTCACCGACGGGGCGGCCGCGAGCGGGCATCCCGACGCCGCCATCGCGCCGCGCCGCTCGGCCGAGCTCGCCGCGGCCGTCGCGGCGCTCGCTCCCGACGCCGTGATCGACGAGCTCGGATTCGCCGACGGCGGCACGCTCGAGGATCGCGAGGCGATACGGGATGCCCTGCGCCCGCTGCTCGCCGCCGCCGGCCCGCGCACCGCCGTCGCCGCCCCGTGGCGCGGCGACGGGCACCGCGACCACCGGGTCGTCGGGGAGGTCGTCGCCGAGCTCGCCGACGGCGCGGTGCTGCTGGAGTACCCCATCTGGATGTGGCACTGGGCGAGCCCCGACGACGGCGTCGTGCCGTGGGCGCGCATGGTCTCGCTCGCCGTCGACGCCGAGACGAAGGCGCGGGCGGTGGCCCGCTACCCCTCGCAGACGCAGGGCGCCGACCCGCAGCTCGGCCCGCACGTGCTCACCCGGTTCGCCCGCGAGCGCGAGCACTTCATCGTCGAGGAGCCCATCATCGGCGAGAGCTACTTCGACGACATGCTGCAGCGCCGCGACGACCCATGGGGTTTCGAGTCGCGCTGGTACGAGCAGCGCAAGCGGGCGCTCACCCTCGCCTCGCTGCCCGACGAGCGCTACGGCGCGGCCCTCGAGATCGGCTGCTCGATCGGCGTGCTCACCGCCGATCTGGCGGCGCGCTGCGACGACCTGCTCGCCGTCGACATCTCGGGCCGGGCGGTGGATCGCGCGCGCATCCGCGTCGACGGCGCCGCCCGCATCGAGCACCGCAACGCGGTCGTCGACTTCCCCGAGGGGGCGTTCGACCTCATCGTGCTGTCGGAGATGGGCTATTACTGCAGCGAGGGCGACCTCGAGCAGCTGCTCGACAGCATGCTCGCGGCCCTGGCGCCGGGCGGATCCATCCTCGCCTGCCACTGGCGGCATCCCCTCGACGACGGCCCGCTCACGGGCGACCGCGTGCACGCCGCCCTCGCGATGCGCGACCTGCCGCTCATCGTGCAGCACGCCGAGGACGATCTGCTGATCGACGTCTACTCGCCCGACGACCGCTCGGTCGCGGTGCGGACGGGGCTGCGATGA
- a CDS encoding helix-turn-helix transcriptional regulator, with product MAAWTFLTHHAHLLLEVAKNPDALVQELADAVGISTRAAVSILNDLEAYGCVERERRGRRNHYVVHRSAALRHPTNAAHTVGELIDALTDLR from the coding sequence GTGGCCGCCTGGACCTTCCTCACCCATCACGCGCACCTGCTCCTCGAAGTGGCGAAGAACCCCGACGCCCTGGTGCAGGAGCTGGCCGACGCCGTCGGCATCTCCACCCGCGCCGCCGTGTCGATCCTCAACGACCTCGAGGCCTACGGCTGCGTCGAGCGCGAGCGCCGCGGCCGGCGCAACCACTACGTGGTGCACCGCTCCGCGGCGCTGCGGCACCCGACGAACGCCGCGCACACCGTCGGCGAGCTGATCGACGCGCTCACCGACCTGCGCTGA